Proteins from a genomic interval of Mycolicibacterium grossiae:
- a CDS encoding ATP-binding protein codes for MHAAAPNPNGGRNTRLHGRESEIATLSALLDAARERAGVLVVRGEAGVGKTALLDAVAAQASGFRVLRITGVESDMELAFAGLHQLCVPLLGYLDELPPPQRAALDVAFGRGAGAAPDRFMVGLAALSLLAAAAQTQPLLCVVDDAQWLDQVSMQTLGFVSRRLLAEPILLVFGVRDRPDVLGDLPQLEVRGLSDAAARELLDAVMTAGIDERVRDRIVSEARGLPLALLDVPRSASAIELAGGFWISGKRSSVAAIEEEFVRRIHTLPADTQRLLLVAAAEPVGDVALFVRVLQRLDIPLDALGAAEADDVVDIGAHVRFRHPLMRSAAYRAADLLDRRTVHRALADALDIESDADRRAWHAAHAASGPDEVVAADLAASAERSLSRGGIAAAAAYLERATTLTADPVVRGVRAIAAAEAKHEAGQPQSARTLLEVADLAPLPPRQRAEVTRIRAQMEFARSRAGLSGATTGAAARQLLSAAEGLAGLDEDVARDLHLEALAAAMYAGRLGEPTVLGDAARAGKRAMERGPAARRSTDLLLDGLSRRVLDGPGAGTHLLRAGLDAWSDAADAPEESERRWPLAIALECAAHETWDDAVLQRIAANTVRRARTGGALAVLPSALVHRAGLHVYAGELDVAETLIDEANAITASMGSGPATYHSLTLAAWRGDAAVALPMFASSAADATARGEGRLLALSKYTSTVLFNGLGRYDEALAAARECCAYEDLGFHAWCLTELIEAAVHVGDIDAAADVVPLLEARAGVSHTDWGRGTVAAARAMVADGDAAEKDFQHAIDHLQRADVAPPTARVQLCYGEWLRRTGRRSDARRQLRAAHDAFTAMGAHAFAERARRELMAAGEKVRKQPVSSGDALTAQESQIAHLAAQGHTNQEIAAQLFLSAHTVEWHLRKVFVKLGVTSRRQLRTIRVT; via the coding sequence ATGCACGCAGCAGCCCCAAACCCGAACGGCGGGCGCAACACGCGTCTCCACGGTCGCGAATCCGAGATCGCGACGCTGAGCGCGCTGCTCGACGCGGCCCGCGAGCGTGCGGGCGTCCTCGTCGTCCGCGGCGAGGCGGGCGTGGGCAAGACAGCCCTCCTCGACGCGGTGGCGGCGCAGGCCTCCGGGTTTCGGGTCCTACGGATCACCGGCGTCGAATCCGACATGGAGCTTGCCTTCGCTGGCCTGCACCAGCTGTGCGTGCCGCTGCTGGGGTACCTCGACGAGCTTCCCCCACCGCAGCGTGCCGCCCTCGACGTGGCGTTCGGCCGGGGCGCCGGAGCGGCGCCGGACCGATTCATGGTCGGCCTGGCGGCCCTCAGCCTGCTCGCCGCCGCGGCGCAGACACAGCCGCTGCTCTGCGTGGTCGATGACGCGCAGTGGCTCGACCAGGTGTCGATGCAGACGCTCGGTTTCGTCTCGCGCCGCCTGCTCGCCGAACCCATCCTCCTGGTGTTCGGCGTACGCGACCGACCCGATGTGCTGGGCGACCTGCCCCAGCTCGAGGTGCGCGGACTGTCCGACGCGGCCGCCCGCGAACTCCTGGACGCGGTGATGACGGCCGGGATCGACGAACGGGTCCGCGACCGGATCGTGTCCGAGGCACGCGGGCTGCCGCTCGCGCTGCTCGACGTGCCGCGCAGCGCGAGCGCCATCGAGCTGGCCGGCGGGTTCTGGATCTCCGGGAAGCGGTCGTCGGTCGCGGCCATCGAGGAGGAGTTCGTCCGTCGCATCCATACGCTGCCTGCCGACACGCAGCGGCTGCTCCTGGTGGCAGCGGCCGAACCCGTGGGCGACGTCGCACTCTTCGTTCGCGTCCTGCAGCGGCTCGACATCCCCCTCGACGCGCTCGGCGCAGCGGAGGCGGACGACGTCGTCGACATTGGTGCGCACGTGCGGTTCCGCCACCCGCTGATGCGCTCGGCTGCCTACCGTGCCGCCGACCTCCTCGACCGCAGGACCGTGCACCGCGCGCTCGCCGACGCCCTGGACATCGAGTCCGATGCCGACCGCCGGGCGTGGCACGCCGCACACGCTGCGTCGGGTCCCGACGAGGTCGTCGCCGCCGACCTCGCCGCATCCGCCGAGCGGTCGCTGTCCCGGGGCGGCATCGCTGCCGCGGCGGCCTACCTCGAGCGGGCGACGACCCTGACCGCCGACCCCGTCGTGCGGGGGGTGCGGGCGATCGCCGCGGCAGAGGCGAAGCACGAAGCAGGGCAACCGCAGTCGGCACGGACCCTGCTCGAGGTTGCCGACCTGGCACCGCTCCCGCCACGACAGCGAGCCGAGGTGACCCGCATCCGCGCGCAGATGGAATTCGCACGGAGCCGTGCGGGCTTGTCCGGTGCCACGACGGGCGCGGCGGCTCGGCAACTCCTCAGCGCGGCCGAGGGCCTCGCGGGACTGGACGAGGACGTGGCCCGCGATCTTCACCTGGAAGCCTTGGCTGCGGCGATGTACGCCGGACGTCTCGGTGAGCCGACCGTGCTTGGCGATGCCGCCCGCGCGGGGAAACGGGCGATGGAGCGGGGCCCCGCTGCGCGCCGTTCCACCGATCTGCTCCTCGATGGCCTGTCGCGCCGCGTGCTGGACGGCCCCGGAGCGGGAACGCACCTGTTGCGGGCGGGGCTGGACGCCTGGAGCGATGCCGCGGACGCCCCCGAGGAGTCGGAACGCCGCTGGCCCCTCGCCATCGCACTGGAATGTGCGGCTCACGAGACGTGGGATGACGCCGTGTTGCAGCGCATCGCCGCGAACACGGTGCGACGCGCCCGCACCGGCGGGGCACTGGCCGTGTTGCCGTCTGCATTGGTGCACCGCGCCGGCCTCCACGTGTATGCGGGCGAACTCGACGTCGCGGAGACGCTGATCGACGAAGCCAACGCGATCACGGCCTCGATGGGATCCGGTCCTGCCACCTATCACTCGCTGACCCTCGCGGCATGGCGCGGCGACGCCGCCGTGGCGCTACCGATGTTCGCCTCGTCCGCAGCCGACGCCACGGCCCGCGGTGAGGGCAGACTGCTCGCGCTCAGCAAGTACACCTCCACCGTGCTGTTCAACGGGCTCGGTCGCTACGACGAAGCGCTCGCGGCCGCGCGCGAGTGCTGCGCTTACGAGGACCTCGGCTTCCATGCCTGGTGCCTGACCGAACTGATCGAGGCTGCCGTGCACGTTGGAGACATCGACGCCGCGGCGGACGTCGTGCCGCTGCTCGAGGCGAGAGCCGGTGTGAGTCACACCGACTGGGGCCGGGGGACGGTGGCGGCGGCCCGTGCGATGGTCGCCGACGGGGACGCGGCCGAGAAGGACTTCCAACACGCGATCGACCATCTGCAGCGTGCGGACGTCGCACCGCCGACGGCTCGGGTCCAGCTGTGCTACGGCGAGTGGTTGCGCCGCACGGGCCGGCGCAGCGACGCCCGCCGACAGCTTCGCGCCGCGCACGACGCCTTCACGGCCATGGGCGCACACGCCTTCGCCGAGCGCGCACGCCGCGAGTTGATGGCTGCCGGGGAGAAGGTGCGCAAGCAGCCGGTGTCCTCGGGTGACGCCCTGACCGCGCAGGAGTCGCAGATCGCACACCTCGCCGCGCAGGGGCACACCAATCAGGAGATCGCCGCCCAGCTGTTCCTCTCCGCCCACACGGTGGAGTGGCACCTGAGGAAGGTCTTCGTCAAGCTCGGCGTGACGTCGCGTCGACAGCTGCGCACCATTCGGGTCACCTGA